GTCACGGTTCAGATCTCCCAGATTCGggttcgccgtcgtcgcaCCTGTGTTCGCGGAAGCCGTGCGCAGTGTCGGACCCTCACGAAGCACACAAGAAGTCGGCGACGCCGAACGTTCTGGTGCTTCTTCTGTGCGGCTCCATCAGTTCGCTCTGTGGCCAGGTGGTCGCCTACCCGACGGCTCTCGTGCGCACGCGCGTCCAAGTCGACggcagcgacggcgcagcAGCCAAGTACAAAAACAGCTGGCAGGCGGCGCGCTGTGCCTGGGCTGACGGAGGCGTGCGGGGGCTCTACAGAGGTCTGTGCGCGAACCTCATGAAGGCTGTCCCTGCCGTCAGCATCAGCTGGCTAGTCTACGAGAAGTCGAAAGAGGCGATTCGCTCGGGCGTCGAAGCCTACGAAGTCGGGGAGCGGAGCCGCAAGTGAGAAAACGggtcgagagaaaagcaggaGACGGGGGGAAAGGCTGGCTGATCGGTGCGCCGAAACGGGCGTAGGTGGGAGCGGCAGTAAGGGCGACGGCTGTGTTCTGATCAGGCGCCACTGACGGAAACGGCCGGGTTGCGGGGCGAGAAAGGGCCTCCACAGGGTGCGCGAAGCGCCAAGGCCTGGAGTGGAGCGCATTTCGGCTGTGTCGCTGCGCCGGCGGGAAGGTTTGTGAAAGTcggacggggagagagagagaagggtgCGGGCAAGGTTTCTGCGCTTGAttttgtgtttgtgtgtcgtGAGACAGTCTAAACGCTCAAAAGACAAACTCTAAACAAACAGGCAAAACTGAACAGACGCTACATCTCACTTCGCGGAGGCCGCGAGACATACCCTgtggcgaaggcgcgttTGTGGAGAGACTTCTGAGACAGCGCGGAGTGAGAAGTGCTccggggagaaaggaacaagCTGAGCAGAAAGGTGGCTGGGAGCTGGGACAGGGGCGAAAgacgggggaaaagggaagaaaatTCGACAGGCATCTCGCTTCCGCAACTCGGACGTGAGCTCTCGCTTCATTTGCCGTGTCAGAGTTCCGGCTGGGATCGAAACAAGCTGCCTGCACAGTGTCGTTACGCGAATCCGCAGCGAAGCATGTGAAACCGCAGAAAACAAATAgatgcacatacatatagGTGCCAGACGGGGTATGCATAAGAACGCTCTGTGGGATCCTGCGGCGTCCGTCGCTTGCCTCTGTCAGTTGAGAGACGATTTCTTCAGacttttccctcgttttaTGCAGTAGAGTGCGCAGGGTTTCGAGTGGTGAAGGCCTGCATTCCTTGCTGGGCTCCCGCTGCACGCGACGAAGAAgtggaaagacaggaaagaacaTAGCCTTGATATAGAGCAGCGCGAATGCCTTCCGTCCGTTTTTTCTTAGCAAAGAGGCGCTTTGTATCcactttgtttctctccctcgtctcaAACCTGGAACTTTCTCACAGGTCGGAGGGATTCAGCAGCAGCTCCAGTGGACGGTCTCTGCGAGTCTCAGAGAGACAAACCCAAAGGGAGAGGTTCATGGATGCATTCCTACGTGCCGGTCTTTGCTCGTTCTGCAAAAAGGCCGCTTCTACAGAACCGAAAGAGAGCATCCAGTAGAAAGCGTTCTCCCGCTCCGATATGAATGTTTTTCGTCAAAACAGCACAGACACCAACTGCGGCGACGCTTTTCCCCCCCAAGAACCGGGCAAAGCATGCCGAGTCACTGCTCTTTCCGCGACGTAACACAAAACGCGTCCTCACACGAACAAATACGGACGCTTGCGTGCTCTGTGAGTTAAAGGAAACAGGATGGTGGAGACAGACAAATCGATTCGCCACCGCCGCTTAGCTCCTGCTCTTTTCATGACTCCCAGAGTGCTCTCACGCTGGGGCCATGTGCTGTCGTACTTTTTTCcaacgaaaggaaagactACGTGttccctctcctgcttcttcttctctttgactCACAGAAAAGGGACTGTGTCTCTGCCCCCATTTTCTTCTgtagaaagaaaggaagactcAGCTGGTCTTGTCCGGGACTGCCGTCAAACCGTCTCCCGCTCAACCTGTTTTCTggtctcgtctcctctgaAACAACCGAGTAAATACGCTCTGTGTTCCCTCCAACCCTCCAACAGCTACGCATGTGGCCTACAGACTGAGCTGGCTTTCCTGGCGTTGCAAATCCGAGTATTTCTCATCGGTAACGTTCTAAAAGGTGCCATGATACAGATAGCCGCCGTCGGGTGCCCGAGGCGCGAGGAACCTGGTTCCCAAGTGTATACTGGGAACCATCGTCCTTATGGCAAATGTCTGTTTTCAAAATAGTTTATTTCTCGCTGAttcgcccctttcttctccttctctgggGCAGGGAATAAGACTGAAGAGGTTTTTGAGTTGCCTCCACCTTCTCACAGAACTGCATATCCAGTAGGCCGCGCGGTGATTGCCTTTCGTGCATgctctgtcgctgtctcgtaAATTTTCTCGAATAGCGGCTGCAGTTGAAAATAGAAAGGGCTGCACTGTGATGCAGTTCCTGAGGAACCTCAGAACCGCCTTCTTTGTGGCAAATTCTTTCTTCATTGTGGAAAGATTCGTGTTTCTATCCCTTTTTCGAGTGCCGTTTTCGTCAACGCGCATTTTCCTCTCGATGTTCTCTGTCCCAGTCCCGCCTCGGATTTACTCCACGGCATCTCCTTTAGTCCTTTTCTAAAGGTTCGCCAATGCTCCAGCTATGTTCGCTGTCAATTTCGTGGTTGTGAAGTCGTGGGAACCCCCTCGACAGAagtttttcgtttttcacTGAAGAAGAGATAGGCCGTCTGATTGGGCGTACCTTTTTGCACTGGTCCGACGGCGCTCCATGCGAGCAGCCTCTCGCGTTGGTGATGCTCGTCTCTGTGCGTAACTGCCCCGTCCTCTCCACGAACCATGCAGAGCAAGTGTGCTCCATCTGTGCGTATTCCGTAAggtctctttcgtttcccttcgtccgctgtcttcctgtcctttCCCCTCTATGTGAATTTGTCCGTCGCCgccgtgtgtttctctcccttctgcttGCTATTCCATGGGACCATTCAAGAGATAGGtccagaaaaggaacagctGCGTGCGATTCTATTCTCGTTGTGTTGGGCTGAAGGCCAATAACATAACCACCTAGTTCCCCAGACGACAATTTCCCCCTGGCGTTATGGCGCTACGCCTCTCCACCCCGCTACTCATCGCAGATCGCGTGCGGACCAGCTGGACATATCGGTAGGTGAAGTGGAAACTCGACTCCCGGTGATCTTTTGAAGGATACGCGGCACAAAGTCCAACGCTGTGAAGGCTCCACTGATACAGACAGGCAGGACCCCAACGGggcgatatatatatatatatatatatatgtatatctgtatacgCTATTTGCATACACATGTCGtttatatacgtatatatatacgtatatatgtatatgtatatatttatcaTTTAAAGCCACGTTCTACATGTGCCTGGGCGTTCTCGGTGCGTGGCCCTGGAGGAGTGACACCGATCGGTTCGTTCTCAAGCATGCGTGTTTGTACCTACTCGCGACGGTGTACAACGGAGACGCTGTAGAGCGGTCCCCCGTTGTTTTTCATCTGTCTGCTGATATCTATGTCCTTCAATTCGCACCCTTCTTGTCTTGTCTCTGCATGTTGCATGGCACTACAGGCACTCGCGGTACAGCGGGGGAGttcggttttctcttccgcggttTATGATAACAAAGCGAACGTATCTGTCGACGAAATTCCGCCGGCCGTCAACAGTCACGAAATGGGGAAATCCCCAGTACACGCTCCCCTCAAAAgtccagcgagagaagcaagaaaacACGGAAGGAGACTCGGATCAAACAACGTCTGAAGAATCAAGAGGGAGgggagagcagaaggaaatTGGGAGGAGCGGGAAGTtcgcgggaaaagagaaaaaggcaactGATACGGTGGCGCAGGAAGTGCACACTCCCAAATACTGTGATATGCTTTTTCTGCATCAAGAAGATCAAAAACGCAGGATAAGGCCGCATGCAAATTTCTTTTTCCGGTGAACAAACTCCTGTCATTCCCGGGACCCAAGTCAACATGTTGTTAAGCAccccccttcttttccccagCAGAAGCAACGAGAATGCTTTCCGCTGCTGGAGCAGAGAAACCCTTAGCGCATACAGctgaagacaaaaagacCATCGCAGTCTGTCGCCTAGATCACGTTGTAGAAGAACCTACGAACTTCTTAAGTTTATGCTGGTGCACATTTTTAGCTTCCGTGAAATCGAATTGAACATCAGACTCCCAGCAAATTGATGGAGCGATGCTTACACACGCTCCGTTCTAATGAGGCAGACTGCGTATCCTGGTCATCCCACATCTGGTTCAGTCGATTGCACTAAGAAGCAAGGTCCGCCGGAAGCTAAATCACTGGGCAATCAACAACTGTTTTCACACGGGTTGATCTCGAAACCCCCCCCAAGAAAAGCTATCATGGAACCTTCATTTGTTGATTCGCCTTGGTAAAGGCAACGCTtagaagcgaggcgacgggaTTTTTCTCAGCACCTACAATTCCATCTAGTCTATACGGCAGATCAGTATGTACGTATGCGAAGGTATTAGCTTGTTTCTGCAACTCCCAAAATGTAGAGCAGTGTACGAAAGGGACAAGGCATACCCTGAGGAGCCCCTGCAGTACAGGATGATGCCTACTGTGGAGACCCGCAGCCGACAAAAAGTCTCGTTCGGCTGACACGTGAAGCATCTTGAAGTAACCAGATATTGTCAACGCTCAGAGAGCCTTGGCGTAAGTCGGTTTGTACAAACTAGGAAGAAAATCTACAGAACGGAACGCCATTTTGCATGTTtggagcggaagaaacacGAGCGTGGGTTCCTCCCCTTCTCATCGCTTGAGCTACTGGCAGGAGAGACGTGGGGGAGCAGTGCACGGTTTTAAGAACAAGAAACACCAGCAGAGTTGGACATTGACATGTCTCACGGAACTTGTGGCATACACGTGAACGGACATCCATACTTGGAGCATCTAGCACCACGGTCAGTTTAAATGATAGCACACCGTCGCTGACTCGGACGAACACCGTTATCCTCGACATCGTTTGGATTTCCGTTTTGAGCCGCACTCGGAAATCCGTCACACTCTCCAGACGCGGGCTAATGTGAGGCATCCGGGTTCGCATGGTTCAGACTCCCATAGAAGCGTAAACAGTGGACACTGCCAGGCTGTCAACGTCTGTTCATCCGGTAAATGTGATAGATGCGAGTAATCGATTAGTTTGCCGACAGGAAGCTGGCGAGCGACGCAAGGACACCAACGGAGATGGATGCGGTGGCCAAAGCAGCAGCCCCGGACTTCACCGTGAGTTTGAGCATGCATTCCGTAGAggcgtcttttttccggtCATTTGCTGGTGTGACGCACTTGTAGCACAgctgctgtgtctcttcaggCAGTTGATTGACGCTGAAAACATACTGGCTGCTTGCTGTCTTTGCCTGAGTCGCTGGTGTCGCCGCGGAAAGCGCACCATCGACAAGGGAAGTGAGCGCGACTGCTGATGCGCatctgccgtctctgtcaTCAAATACTTGCAAAACGTCCTCAGGCTTCAAAGTCGAGCTCTCTGGACATGTCAACGTCACGGCATTGCCGATGGCTGAGACTGTCGCCACGTGGGTCTCCCCTGCCGCACAGGTAACCGTCTGCTTCCCTTCCGAAGCGAGGACTTTGACCGTAATCTTGCATGTTTTGTTCGATCCGCCTCTGCCAGTTCCCTTCGCCGCGTGGGCGTTTGAGGCTGGTTCGGCGCAGTTGTAGTAGAACGTCTTGTCCTGTCGGTCGGTAGGAAGAGCTAGTGTGTACACGGATTTTGCTGAGTCATGGGTCAGTGTCGCTCCTGGGACAAACGATTCCAATGTATCATCGGCATTTGTACATTCACTCTCTCGGCACACTTTCGTCACGTCCTGGGGTTTCAGTGTCCAGGTCGCCGGGCATCGGAAGGACGCCTCGGTGTCGTTTCCTTGGAGGATCAGGGTCAAGCTAGTCTGCTCGCTGCAGGATGGCGTTGTGTCAGTCACTTCCGTCTGGGTCTGTGATGAGGAAAACACTggcaagacgcagagaaatgCGAGGATGGCCAACAGGCCAACGGACGCACGGGCTGTCTTCATTTTGGGTTACGGGGATGTGAAACGGAACAAAACTGTGGAGTCAAGTGTCTCGGTTCAGAGAGCACCGAAGGAACCGGTTCGGTTTCCAGCAAAAAAACAACTGGGTCAGTCTTCGAAAATAGACAGAAGTGAAAGCTTCAGCACATGCGATCAGACAAGGCAGTCTCCGTAGACCGACAACAAGGGCGCGCCCTGTGCGGCAGCAGAACGCCCCCAACTCGTCGCCCCAGGGGCGTGGTGGGCTGGCCTGTTTGGTGTCTTGCTGTCCGTCCCAGGAAATCTCGGTCATACAGCCCTGCGTTCAGCTTCCCGTTGATGATTTTTCCCGTCGTCGCCTGGTGGCGGggtgctgtctctcgcaaGCAATGCAAGGACATGTCTTCTTGTGCACCGTGTAGAGGGTTTTTACCGTCGTCGCCCTCAGAGGGGGTCAACGAAAAGGTTAGGCCTCTACCGCCGGAGTGAGGCACACCGGAAAACGCGCCGTGTTTTCTGGCCAGAGGCACTTCGTATGGACTTAGCTCCCCGGAAGACACGGAAGCCCTCCCCTTCCGTCACAAAAACTAAAAGCACGAAGCAAAGGAAGGAATGCATCCGCGCTTAAGTCCGGTAACCGCTCCATTCGGCGATGCACGAGTATCCTCCGTTGTACAGCGGCAGCTCCAACGGCTCAAGGTTGAAGCATGGGCACAGCAACCACGGCAAAACGCACAAGCAAACCCGCAGACTGCTGAGAATGTCGACGCAAGAATATCGCTACGGGAACCAAGCAACACGGAAAGGCCTCTATTCGGGAAAAAAATGTTACTCGCTTCTGGCCCAGAACCCCGTGTTGCGGAACCTTACTTCGGAGCAGACACAGTGGAAGTGTTAGGAATTAAGAGAAGAATTTAAAGAATTTGCGATGGCAAAACCAGGGCGTAACGGGTTTGTCACGGTTACAAAAAATGGGAGTGGAAGCTGGCATAATTGGAACGCGGTGGTGGGACTTTTTTTTGTGTCGGATGTGTCTGCTCTTCGCCCTGTGGAATCGTCGTGCACGGCTTGTCTTACGAGCATTTAACAGGTGATGTGCTGAGACCAGCATTCCTTGCAAGAGTAAGCAAGCAAAAATCCAGTCGAAAGATCTAAGAGGCAGGGTCTGGTTCCTACCGACCTCACCTCTGGTGTCTGACGCAATGTCCTTCGCAGTTTTCTTCAACTGGGCCTCAGAGCAGGTCAAAGAGGTCGATACCAGCGGAAGAAATGTGCTGTATAGTGCACATAGGACCTCTTGCCATTTCAAGAACCTCTGGTCTCCTGTATTCCTAGTTTTCCGGTTTCACGCCTCTCGGTCCCCTGTCAGCACGCACAACTGCCGGGGTTCCACCTTGTACGGCGTGGGCACCGTTGCTGTGCAATTTACCCACACGTGTGCATGGGCGCTTCACTCCCTGAGTAATGCCTGGAAAACGGGATCGGGCGTGGACGCCGCTCGATTCCTCTACGACCATAAAAAGAAGCTGAAAACTTCCTAGCAAGCACAccggcggcgacggctggGTCAGTCCCTGCTGAGGGCGCAACTCTGACAGTACTAGACGTGGGCAGCAGGGATCTTCTGATTACGTAACAAGGTGAACACACAGTCATTTCTCGTCGCCCATCTATACACACGGTGAGGGTGTCACGCTTGGGGGAAAAGCTCTGTCAACAAGGGAACTGAAAGACCACATGAGGCAGATAGCACACTAGTGTTGTGTGCTTGCAATCAATGGCTGTTCATTTGTTGCGGCGTACCAAGAGGACTTCTGCTGACCGCCGTAGAGATGTATAGCAAATATTCGTAGCAGAAGATAAATTGAGTCTGTGCTTGCAAAGATTCAACACTGCCACAGACGTACGTGATGCCAAAATCCACGTCTGTGCGCGTGGCAACCGCTGGGAGTTCGGCGACGACGTGCAGCAACTGATTTACAATTGGTCGTGTATAAGCGGTCCAAACGTGAAACCAGGACGTAAAAGGGTGCCTCTCAACATTAGGGGATTCCGATGGACCAAACAAAGTGTGTCTGTTGAGATCTAATAGGATTCAGTGTGTGAACTGACAAAAAGGGCGCGGACGCCCAGCAAAACGCCCAGCACTTAACTTCGCATTTCTAGGGTTTTTGAGGTAATAAACTCGCAATACATGTGCCTCCAGGAAGCGTGGCACGCAAATCAGAGAGTGTGTTAAGATAGAAGCTCACCAGCGTGCCGTACTGAAGCCGCATTGCTCCgaagcagaaaacaaagCCGACGGATGCCTACTCTGATGCTCCACGAATAGTAATAGAGCTTTCGAAACTGTCTCTCTTGGGCATCCTGCATCTTCCAGACGGCTGTACCACGCCGACAGAGCAGGCAAGGTGCACGTTCGGCATGAACCGTGCGACGCCTTCTTACAGGGTCTCTCCTTACTGGGAGAAACTTTTCCCCCGTTTCGAGTAGAAGAGAGACTTGCTGACAAGCCACTTGAGATAAGCGTTGACTGTGTGTGACACGTACTGTCGGCAAAGAAGATCAAGAgggtgtctccctctcactttctcctcgttccgaagagacacgaagagcACGCCCAGTTGCAGATGCATGAGGTAGCAACACGGGGCTCTACCGACATTCTCTAAAGCCAATCTCCCCTGACGCCATGTTGCCCTCGAGGCGTATGCTGGAGGAGAATAGCCAATTCAGTCGCGCGCATCTCTTGAACCTCTATGCTCTAGTCGTGCGATGAGGCGGAGCTTTTACATTTTGTGTCAGTACAACGATATCGTGAACTCCTCACTCGACGCTGCCGTACGGCAGGCACCGTCCGACGCGTTCGATTGGCTGCCGTCTAGACTTTCCATTTCCCTCTCGCACAAGGACTCATGATTTTTCTTTCATTCTGCTCGTGCTCACTTTGCACAGTGTGTTGTGAAAATAAACTCTAAAATCAAGACGATCCGAGTGTGCCGAGAGTCGCAAgtgccttcgctgtcttctgaGTGTTTTCTCGTTTAGAGCACATCCCGACGGCCGGCTTCGAAGGCGGGTGTTCGTATATAAGCCGGTGATTTGACGGATTTGACGCGGTGCGCAGTTACTATATACGGGCATGACTAGCAGATACCAGATTTGTTTCTTCTGCCCCCACGTCGTACACAAACGCATGCGAAAATATATCCCGCACAAATTAGAGAAGCCAGCAAAGAGCTTGGAGGATGGGGACGATGGGGTAGCCTTTTCGGCCTCTTTTTACAGTGCTGGAGCAAAACCATGAATATTCGGCTGCTATAAAGACGAGGTAAGGGCGATTTCACCCTCGATTTcaaagggaaaaaaagatatgcctctctcctcttcattcctcttctctttagTGTCTCCTGatcctttttttcccggtggcgactgggagagagagcgtcaTTTCAGAGCCACCCCACAGCAGGTGATGTTTCGGATTCTTTCTTGTTTTCTGGCAGCTGGAGTGGGCGTCAagtctcctgtttttctctgcaaTCCATTTCTGCTGTGGAGAGAttgtttccgtctttttctcgtcttttcccggTCGCTTCTGGTCTGCCATGTAGGGTCAGCGCCGCAAAACGTCCACATTTACGCGTAcatctgtatgtacaccggtATAACCACAAAACATTGAATTATGTACATGAATGCGTTTCCTTGTGTTTGTAATTCCCAATGTGTTTCTATCCACACGCCTGTGAGCCCGAGAAACGGCTTTCTGCGTCGAAGTAGGGAGGCTGCTGCGCTGTGTGGTGCGCGAACCAGAGACTGCAACCGACCTTCGACTCGTCAACGTGCAGTTTCTGTTCTCTGAGCGACGTGTAGCGAATCCTTTTTCCTCCACCGAAGACCAGCGTGTGTTGCGGTTCAGTCATTTCTTCCCCGGGAGAGGCAGGTTGATCGCTCTTCGTGTTTTGCTTGCTCCCATCCGGTGTGtgccccgcgcgcgcgcgtcggaTCTCTCCACGAGCACTGGACACTTTTTCTCCGGACTTACGGCTTCATTTTCCACTGCTTTGCCTCTGTGTGGCGAGTGGAGTTAGGCAACACCCCGTTTTTACGTCATGTGTTCCCTTCTTGCAACTCTCCCAGTGTCGTGTACGACTGCTTCCGGTTGTGGATGGCGCAGCTGCTGGCTCTAGGCGAAGACGTGACTCTTGTGATGCTCAAGGGTttacatttatatatatatatatatgcctggACAGTCTGCTGCCTCGGCAAAGCTCTGGAGGGATGGGCGCAGGAAGCCG
This region of Neospora caninum Liverpool complete genome, chromosome VI genomic DNA includes:
- a CDS encoding SRS domain-containing protein, whose product is MKTARASVGLLAILAFLCVLPVFSSSQTQTEVTDTTPSCSEQTSLTLILQGNDTEASFRCPATWTLKPQDVTKVCRESECTNADDTLESFVPGATLTHDSAKSVYTLALPTDRQDKTFYYNCAEPASNAHAAKGTGRGGSNKTCKITVKVLASEGKQTVTCAAGETHVATVSAIGNAVTLTCPESSTLKPEDVLQVFDDRDGRCASAVALTSLVDGALSAATPATQAKTASSQYVFSVNQLPEETQQLCYKCVTPANDRKKDASTECMLKLTVKSGAAALATASISVGVLASLASFLSAN